One segment of Podospora pseudopauciseta strain CBS 411.78 chromosome 5 map unlocalized CBS411.78m_5.2, whole genome shotgun sequence DNA contains the following:
- a CDS encoding uncharacterized protein (COG:S; EggNog:ENOG503P1AG), which yields MSSSDQKPPLEPADKQSFPPPPPGPPPIQTTQTQVPKHPDETPIPDYNPRHPQFAPPTGGADDDIYNATPTSEHPPQFPPSGDGHHDGETKKKSKFSFKEYYQKASESLTTHVGPAVNAMARKTGAEGFIAESLDKECEKAARILRAFCKDGIYVDAAQQPSSTPAPTPAPAATDTEASATDGKHTDSSKTKKPKVLLTIPSKVIAKAQGLAIFTAFRAGFQGTVSGGSGILIARKPDGSWSPPSGIKVGGVGGGFVIGAEIYDCVVVINTKEALDLFTKTRMSLGSDLAVTAGPFGAGGSLDWGVPANQKGKEKEKTSPQHPPTATSPPLSADNTHFQTAPLSPGELTDPLEDPTKGRKPSALREAIGKPVYSYVKSHGVYAGVQISGTVILSRDTANAKFYGRPVTVQEILDGKVEPPAAAKTLFEVLSGASGWRGHSGSSPVTPNFAPGAGVPPPAAATTSGVADVTAGVRGLDVGGSSSSATAPRPTTPAVNAKAAEAAAEAKLASPTSPPPPSYSEFAPSGTQQQPEDLPPAYVEGQGTRPPAGDSKTGLH from the exons atgagcTCATCCGACCAGAAGCCGCCGCTGGAGCCTGCAGACAAGCAGTCGTTTCCGCCCCCGCCTCCCGGCCCCCCGCCCATCCAGACCACACAGACACAGGTGCCAAAGCATCCTGACGAGACCCCTATCCCAGATTACAACCCGAGGCATCCTCAGTTTGCGCCGCCCACAGGCGgtgccgacgacgacatctACAACGCGACGCCGACATCCGAGCACCCGCCCCAGTTCCCGCCGTCTGGAGATGGTCACCACGATGGCGAAACCAAGAAGAAGTCCAAATTCTCCTTCAAGGAGTACTACCAAAAGGCCTCAGAAAGCTTGACGACCCATGTTGGCCCGGCAGTCAACGCGATGGCCCGCAAGACGGGCGCTGAAGGCTTCATTGCCGAGTCTCTGGACAAGGAATGTGAAAAAGCTGCCAGGATTTTGAGGGCATTCTGCA AGGACGGCATCTATGTCGACGCAGCGCAGCAACCTTCTTCAACGCCAGCACCCACACCCGCACCAGCTGCGACGGACACCGAGGCCTCGGCTACCGATGGCAAACACACAGATTCTTCCAAGACAAAGAAACCCAAGGTACTTCTCACGATACCTTCCAAGGTCATTGCGAAAGCCCAGGGCCTGGCTATCTTCACGGCCTTCCGTGCGGGTTTCCAGGGAACCGTCTCGGGCGGTAGTGGCATCCTGATCGCCCGCAAGCCTGATGGCAGCTGGTCTCCACCCAGCGGCATCAAGGTTGGGGGCGTGGGAGGTGGCTTCGTTATCGGCGCAGAGATTTACGACTGTGTCGttgtcatcaacaccaaggaAGCTCTTGACCTCTTCACAAAGACTCGCATGAGCCTCGGGTCCGATCTCGCGGTTACTGCCGGTCCTTTTGGCGCTGGTGGTTCTCTTGACTGGGGCGTTCCGGCGAACCAGAAGGgcaaagagaaggagaagaccTCGCCACAACACCCTCCAACGGCCACGTCTCCACCGCTCTCTGCCGATAACACCCACTTCCAAACGGCGCCGCTTTCCCCTGGTGAGCTGACTGACCCCCTGGAAGATCCCACAAAGGGACGCAAGCCCAGTGCCTTACGTGAGGCCATTGGGAAACCGGTCTACAGTTATGTCAAGTCACACGGTGTGTATGCTGGCGTTCAAATCAGCGGTACTGTGATTCTGTCCCGCGATACCGCCAATGCCAAATTCTACGGCCGGCCGGTCACTGTACAGGAGATTCTGGATGGCAAGGTAGAACCACCTGCTGCAGCCAAGACACTCTTTGAGGTGTTGAGCGGTGCCTCCGGGTGGCGTGGACACAGCGGTTCCAGCCCAGTAACGCCCAACTTTGCGCCTGGGGCTGGTGTGCCGCCTCCCGCTGCAGCGACCACGTCTGGTGTTGCCGATGTCACTGCCGGTGTCAGGGGTCTTGATGTCGGaggctcctccagctcggcaaCCGCCCCGAGACCCACAACGCCGGCGGTAAATGCTaaggctgccgaggccgCTGCAGAGGCGAAGCTTGCGTCCCCCACcagtccaccaccgccgtccTATTCGGAGTTTGCTCCGAGTGGgacccagcagcagccagagGACCTCCCTCCTGCATATGTGGAGGGTCAAGGGACCAGGCCGCCCGCAGGTGACTCCAAGACCGGATTGCATTAG
- a CDS encoding uncharacterized protein (CAZy:GH3; COG:G; EggNog:ENOG503Q3ZT), with the protein MKSSVFWGASLTSAVVRAIDLPFQFYPNCVGDLLSTNQVCNTTLSPPERATALVAALTPEEKLQNIVSKSLGAPRIGLPAYNWWSEALHGVAYAPGTQFWQGDGPFNSSTSFPMPLLMAATFDDELLEKIAEVIGIEGRAFGNAGFSGLDYWTPNVNPFKDPRWGRGSETPGEDVLLVKRYAAAMIKGLEGPVPEKERRVVATCKHYAANDFEDWNGATRHNFNAKISLQDMAEYYFMPFQQCVRDSRVGSIMCAYNAVNGVPSCASPYLLQTILREHWNWTEHNNYITSDCEAVLDVSLNHKYAATNAEGTAISFEAGMDTSCEYEGSSDIPGAWSQGLLKESTVDRALLRLYEGIVRAGYFDGKQSLYSSLGWADVNKPSAQKLSLQAAVDGTVLLKNDGALPLSDLLDKSRPKKVAMIGFWSDAKDKLRGGYSGTAAYLHTPAYAASQLGIPFSTASGPILHSDLASNQSWTDNAMAAAKDADYILYFGGIDTSAAGETKDRYDLDWPGAQLSLINLLTTLSKPLVVLQMGDQLDNTPLLSNPKVNAILWANWPGQDGGTAVMELVTGLKSPAGRLPVTQYPSNFTELVPMTDMALRPSAGNSQLGRTYRWYKTPVQSFGFGLHYTTFSPKFGKKFPAVIDVDEVLEGCDDKYLDTCPLPDLPVVVENRGNRTSDYVALAFVSAPGVGPGPWPIKTLGAFTRLRGVKGGEKREGGLKWNLGNLARHDEEGNTVVYPGKYEVLLDEPTKARLRFEVVRGGKGKGKVKGKGKAAEKGGVVLDRWPKPPKGQEPPAIERV; encoded by the coding sequence ATGAAGTCGTCCGTTTTCTGGGGTGCAAGCCTCACGTCGGCTGTTGTCCGGGCCATTGACCTCCCCTTCCAGTTTTATCCCAACTGTGTCGGTGACCTCCTTTCTACGAACCAAGTCTGCAACACCACTCTTTCACCTCCTGAAAGAGCTACCGCCCTCGTTGCCGCCCTGACCCCGGAGGAGAAACTTCAAAACATCGTTAGCAAGTCATTGGGGGCACCTCGGATCGGGCTTCCTGCTTACAACTGGTGGAGCGAGGCTCTTCATGGCGTGGCCTACGCACCTGGCACTCAGTTCTGGCAGGGCGATGGCCCCTTCaactcttccacctccttccccatgCCCCTGCTCATGGCGGCCACCTTCGACGATGAGCTGCTGGAGAAGATTGCCGAAGTCATCGGCATCGAAGGTCGAGCCTTTGGCAACGCTGGCTTCTCGGGCCTCGACTACTGGACACCCAATGTAAACCCCTTCAAAGACCCGCGCTGGGGTCGGGGATCGGAAACACCAGGGGAGGATGTCCTGTTGGTCAAGCGCTATGCTGCAGCCATGATCAAAGGCCTGGAGGGTCCCGTGCCGGAAAAAGAGCGAAGAGTGGTTGCAACCTGCAAACATTACGCAGCCAACGACTTTGAGGACTGGAACGGTGCTACCAGGCATAACTTCAATGCGAAGATTTCGTTGCAGGATATGGCCGAGTATTACTTCATGCCGTTCCAGCAATGTGTTCGGGACTCGAGAGTGGGCTCCATCATGTGTGCCTACAACGCGGTCAACGGCGTGCCGTCGTGTGCGAGCCCTTATCTGCTGCAGACAATCTTGAGGGAGCACTGGAACTGGACAGAGCATAACAATTACATTACTAGCGATTGCGAGGCTGTTTTGGATGTTTCTCTGAATCACAAATATGCGGCCACCAACGCGGAGGGCACGGCGATCTCGTTTGAAGCGGGCATGGATACAAGCTGCGAGTATGAGGGTTCCTCTGACATCCCGGGGGCGTGGTCCCAAGGCCTCCTGAAGGAATCCACCGTTGACCGCGCGCTTCTCCGATTATACGAAGGGATAGTCAGAGCAGGTTACTTTGACGGAAAGCAGTCTTTGTATTCCTCCCTCGGCTGGGCAGACGTCAACAAACCCTCCGCCCAGAAACTATCCCTCCAAGCTGCAGTCGATGGCACCGTCCTCCTCAAAAACGACGGGGCACTCCCGTTGTctgacctcctcgacaagagCCGGCCCAAAAAAGTCGCCATGATCGGCTTCTGGTCCGATGCCAAAGACAAGCTTCGGGGAGGGTACTCCGGCACGGCAGCCTACCTCCACACCCCAGCCTACGCCGCCTCCCAGCTCGGcatccccttttccaccgCCTCTGGTCCCATCCTCCACTCTGACCTCGCCTCCAACCAATCCTGGACTGACAACGCGATGGCCGCGGCAAAAGACGCGGATTACATCCTCTATTTCGGGGGGATCGACACCTCCGCGGCGGGTGAGACAAAAGATCGGTATGACCTCGACTGGCCAGGGGCTCAACTATCTCTCATCAACCTCTTGACCACTCTCAGCAAACCTCTGGTCGTCCTCCAAATGGGCGACCAACTAGACAACACACCTTTGCTATCCAACCCCAAAGTCAACGCCATCCTCTGGGCCAACTGGCCAGGCCAAGACGGCGGGACGGCAGTGATGGAGTTGGTCACGGGGCTAAAGTCCCCCGCGGGAAGGCTGCCAGTGACGCAGTATCCGAGCAACTTCACCGAGCTGGTCCCTATGACGGACATGGCGCTCCGGCCATCAGCGGGTAATAGCCAGCTTGGGAGGACGTACAGGTGGTACAAGACCCCTGTGCAGTCCTTCGGTTTCGGGCTGCACTACACGACCTTCTCTCCCAAGTTTGGCAAGAAGTTTCCGGCGGTtattgatgttgatgaggttcTGGAGGGGTGTGATGACAAGTATCTTGACACCTGCCCGCTGCCGGACTTGCCGGTCGTGGTGGAGAACAGGGGGAATCGAACGTCGGATTATGTCGCTTTGGCGTTTGTATCAGCGCCGGGGGTTGGACCGGGGCCGTGGCCGATCAAGACTTTGGGGGCGTTTacgaggttgaggggggtaaagggtggggagaagagggagggggggctgAAATGGAATTTGGGGAATTTGGCGAGacatgatgaggaggggaataCGGTTGTTTATCCGGGGAAGTATGAGGTTTTGTTGGATGAGCCGACgaaggcgaggttgaggtttgaGGTTGTGAGGGGTGGAAAGGGTAAAGGGAAGGTgaaagggaaggggaaggcggcggagaaggggggtgtggtgttggatCGGTGGCCCAAGCCTCCTAAGGGACAGGAGCCCCCTGCGATTGAGAGGGTGTGA
- a CDS encoding uncharacterized protein (EggNog:ENOG503P9DR), with product MVSNRAYGACSSREVGEIDGDKLDDTLNDRVDNRDGPDFYAMDDSSDDERHCKIDLKDRAGVVEWEDANRHLQHTPDLRMDLHVDASNDRALFALHGCIFLKGGKPNKVNVYIFVHPENIHSVGYDHSTGPSIPAMQRDPSKNFISLRFSMTQAPVFVVPKNRPLVPKARSEGLLDTIKALASAQDFTVYLNMLQLVPEVRYQLSLLPSVFLFNDLQTDERWAAIGRLYHGAGGQVVNLGNAVAAPRPTPSCDNLGMETLEDLSPPPYVEKAPYQNPTQLATPPDRKRRRTSEPLSSSRTDKRLLLDLGQGRVFRENNAELESRIERLEKMFQDSTPGQAVQGYTGLESRIERLEMMILEPAARSPCRYNSEEAEHLISHVNDRIDDQFTGVHVELQDKVMEDTERLVTEKTEESQEELRKGLRETLMEELREELMDKLRVELLGTIREEVKRELMAEIKVELFRDMAQAMMGVACGTSSEKAKMVLNSI from the exons ATGGTGTCTAACCGTGCTTACGGGGCTTGTAGCTCGAGGGAGGTAGGTGAAATTGACGGTGACAAGCTTGATGACACCTTGAACGACAGAGTTGATAATCGCGACGGTCCCGATTTTTACGCCATGGACGATTCGAGCGACGATGAAAGACATTGCAAAATAGATTTGAAGGATCGAGCTGGCGTGGTGGAGTGGGAGGATGCGAACCGACACCTGCAACATACTCCCGATCTTCGTATGGATTTGCACGTTGATGCTTCCAACGACCGAGCCCTCTTTGCGCTTCACGGCTGTATATTTCTCAAAGGCGGCAAGCCCAACAAAGTCAACGTTTACATATTCGTCCACCCAGAAAACATACACTCCGTCGGGTACGATCACAGCACTGGTCCCTCTATACCGGCGATGCAGCGTGATCCTTCCAAGAACTTTATCAGCCTTCGCTTCAGCATGACGCAGGCGCCTGTCTTCGTGGTGCCAAAAAATCGTCCTCTGGTACCAAAGGCGCGATCCGAAGGTCTGCTGGATACCATAAAGGCCCTCGCATCTGCTCAAGACTTCACCGTCTACCTGAACATGCTGCAGCTGGTGCCCGAGGTTCGGTATCAGCTCTCGTTGCTGCCGTCTGTCTTTTTGTTCAATGACTTGCAGACCGATGAGAGATGGGCAGCCATTGGTAGGCTGTATCATGGTGCAGGCGGTCAGGTTGTTAACCTTGGCAATGCTGTCGCTGCACCTCGGCCAACGCCTAGTTGCGACAATCTGGGCATGGAGACATTGGAAGACTTGTCACCGCCACCATATGTTGAGAAGGCTCCCTACCAAAACCCAACACAACTAGCTACCCCGCCAG ATCGAAAACGGCGGCGCACTAGCGAACCGTTGTCTTCCTCGAGAACCGACAAGCGGCTCTTACTCGACTTGGGCCAGGGTCGTGTGTTCAGGGAGAACAACGCCGAACTGGAAAGTCGTATCGAACGGCTTGAGAAGATGTTTCAGGACTCTACACCCGGCCAGGCAGTTCAGGGCTACACTGGGCTGGAAAGTCGCATCGAACGGCTCGAGATGATGATTCTGGAGCCTGCCGCCCGATCACCTTGCAGATACAACAGCGAGGAGGCAGAACATCTCATCAGTCATGTGAATGACCGTATCGATGACCAGTTCACAGGTGTTCACGTCGAACTGCAAGATAAAGTCATGGAGGACACTGAGCGCTTGGTGACTGAGAAAACCGAAGAGTCGCAGGAAGAGCTGCGGAAAGGCCTGCGGGAAACGTTGATGGAAGAGTTACGGGAGGAGCTCATGGACAAGTTACGAGTGGAGCTTCTGGGAACGATAAGAGAAGAGGTCAAGCGAGAGTTGATGGCGGAGATCAAGGTGGAATTGTTCAGAGACATGGCCCAGGCTATGATGGGCGTGGCCTGCGGTACCAGCAGCGAGAAGGCGAAGATGGTTCTGAATAGTATATAG
- a CDS encoding uncharacterized protein (EggNog:ENOG503NU51; COG:P), translating to MAASRGRNKTHPQTSSQCLIQSVGAISGLPSSSELWLFSPQKPSPRQGPTPDMHRGKWRGSTAWDEATGHEDSKKTSQNMGCCGGIHRGSRGSRGRVGVEGSSKLMRAKVYYPLPQEPSPPSVPLSHIPVSFDTEAETQTFPLPRVRNYLKYLSPASYLVSVLPYLPSGLALSPTTTTDPKTPTLTLLHLPSQPQHNRLNSVNMPGGAAPPVGADTLRVEAPVTMKAYLMCVFAAFGGIFFGYDSGYIAGVMGMDFFIKTIEGPGALVLPAWKKSLITSILSAGTFFGSLAAGDLADWIGRKFTVILGCMVFIVGVVLQTASASLSLIVAGRLIAGFGVGFVSAIIILYMSEIAPRKVRGAIVSGYQFCICIGLLLASCVNYGTQDRDDSASYRVPIGLQMAWALILAGGLALLPESPRFFVRKGQLDKARVTLARLRDQPLDSEYIRDELAEIIANHEYETSIAPVGGYWSAWMVCFQGSIFNSSSNLRRTVLGTSLQMMQQWTGCNFVFYFGTTFFQQLGTISNPFLISLITTLVNVCSTPISFWSMERVGRRPLLIWGALGMVICQYIVAIIGTVKPDDDNCVKAMIAFICIYIFFFATTWGPGAWVVIGEVFPLPMRAKGVALSTASNWLCMCSPLTSPLPYPIDTALTRPQK from the coding sequence ATGGCCGcttcaagaggaagaaacaaaacccaCCCACAAACGTCATCTCAATGTCTGATCCAGAGCGTTGGAGCTATCTCGGGCCTTCCGAGTTCGTCCGAACTTTGGCTTTTCTCTCCGCAAAAACCATCCCCGCGGCAAGGTCCAACCCCAGATATGCACAGGGGCAAGTGGAGAGGCTCAACTGCCTGGGACGAAGCCACAGGCCACGAGGACAGCAAAAAGACTTCACAGAACATGGGGTGTTGTGGAGGGATTCACCGGGGTAGTCGGGGTAGTCGGGGTAGGGTCGGGGTCGAAGGTTCGTCGAAGCTCATGAGAGCAAAGGTATATTATCCCCTTCCCCAGgagccatcaccgccaagTGTTCCTCTTTCTCATATTCCTGTATCATTCGACACAGAGGCTGAGACTCAGACATTCCCGCTGCCAAGGGTTCGGAATTATTTGAAGTATTTATCACCTGCTTCATACCTCGTCTCAGTCCTCCCTTACCTCCCGTCTGGTCTCGCCCTATCaccgacgacaacaaccgaccccaaaacaccaacactcaccctcctccacctgccaTCTCAACCCCAGCACAACCGCCTCAACTCAGTCAACATGCCCGGTGGCGCGGCTCCCCCCGTTGGGGCTGACACCCTCAGGGTGGAAGCCCCCGTTACCATGAAGGCGTACCTGATGTGCGTCTTCGCCGCCTTTGGTGGTATCTTCTTCGGTTACGACTCTGGTTACATCGCCGGTGTGATGGGCATGGACTTCTTCATCAAGACCATCGAAGGCCCCGGTGCTCTCGTCCTCCCCGCCTGGAAGAAATCTCTCATCACCTCTATCTTGTCTGCTGGTACCTTCTTCGGTTCGCTCGCCGCTGGTGATCTGGCCGATTGGATTGGTCGCAAGTTCACTGTCATCTTGGGTTGCATGGTCTTTATCGTCGGTGTGGTCCTCCAAaccgcctccgcctctcTCAGCTTGATCGTCGCTGGTAGACTCATCGCCGGTTTCGGTGTGGGTTTCGTCTCGGCCATCATCATTCTCTACATGAGCGAAATCGCCCCTCGCAAGGTTAGAGGCGCCATCGTTTCCGGATACCAGTTCTGCATCTGCATCGGTCTGCTTCTTGCCAGCTGCGTCAATTATGGCACCCAGGACCGCGATGACAGCGCCAGCTACCGTGTCCCTATCGGTCTTCAGATGGCTTGGGCTTTGATTCTCGCCGGCGGTTTGGCTCTCCTTCCCGAGTCGCCCAGATTCTTCGTTCGCAAGGGCCAGCTCGACAAGGCGCGTGTCACTCTCGCCAGACTGAGAGATCAGCCTCTTGATTCCGAGTACATCCGTGATGAGCTTGCCGAGATCATTGCCAACCACGAGTACGAGACTAGCATTGCGCCCGTCGGCGGCTACTGGTCCGCCTGGATGGTCTGCTTCCAGGgctccatcttcaacagcagcagcaacctccGCCGCACTGTCCTCGGCACCTCCCTCCAGATGATGCAGCAGTGGACCGGCTGCAACTTTGTCTTTTACTTCGGCACCACCTTCTTCCAGCAGCTCGGCACAatctccaaccccttcctcatttccctcatcaccaccctcgtcaACGTCTGCTCTACTCCCATTTCCTTCTGGAGCATGGAGAGAGTCGGCCGGAGACCTCTTTTGATCTGGGGCGCCCTGGGCATGGTTATCTGCCAGTACATTgtcgccatcatcggcaCCGTCAAgcccgacgacgacaactgCGTCAAGGCCATGATTGCCTTCATCTGCATCTacatcttcttctttgccaCCACCTGGGGCCCCGGCGCTTGGGTTGTCATTGGCGAGGTCTTCCCTCTGCCCATGCGCGCCAAGGGTGTGGCTCTTTCCACTGCTTCCAACTGGCTCTGTATGTGTTCCCCTCTTACCTCCCCATTACCATACCCCATAGACACAGCGCTAACCAGACCCCAAAAATAG
- a CDS encoding uncharacterized protein (EggNog:ENOG503P0BE; CAZy:GH93; COG:G) has product MLPSLLSCVLTVGALAASALAQGSETDPAPFTTFGQRIIYDPPEGHRASYPRHIELEDGTLLVTSTVLGSNFFTPSAAFPVFESKDGGVNWEWVSNITDQVNGWGMSAQPALLELTAPLAGFEAGTILASGNSWSANGTRIDLYASTDKARSWSFVSNVAAGGRPNTTNGADPIWEPFLLVHNDELIVYYSDQRDPLHGQKLAHQRSTDLKTWGPVVNDVAYDEYLARPGMTVVAYIAPLKQWILVYEFPVGNSSSHGVNYPVYYRLAPDPTKFDEAPGIPIVIEGKVAPNASPYVVWSPYPGGNGTIIVSDADRDELYSNQFGGDPDKWEMHPCSQPSAYSRALHVFNKYPEHLMVLGAAIFDGGPDELSLSVLSLPELLKNKVNIDEWLAGQNKTQPRNE; this is encoded by the exons ATGCTTCCAAGCCTTCTCTCGTGTGTTCTGACTGTTGGGGCTCTGGCAGCCTCGGCGTTGGCCCAAGGGTCAGAGACAGACCCGGCACCATTCACCACCTTCGGTCAACGGATCATCTACGACCCCCCCGAGGGCCACAGGGCTTCGTACCCGCGACATATCGAACTAGAGGATGGAACTCTCCTGGTTACTAGCACAGTTCTCGGGTCcaacttcttcaccccctctGCAGCCTTCCCCGTGTTCGAGAGCAAGGATGGCGGCGTGAACTGGGAATGGGTCTCCAACATCACTGACCAAGTCAATGGCTGGGGGATGTCTGCTCAGCCAGCATTGCTTGAACTGACGGCTCCTTTGGCTGGCTTCGAGGCTGGCACTATTCTGGCGTCAGGAAACAGCTGGAGCGCCAACGGCACCCGTATCGACTTGTATGCGTCGACAGACAAGGCTCGGTCCTG GTCCTTTGTGTCAAATGTCGCTGCTGGCGGCAGGCCGAACACCACAAACGGTGCTGACCCTATCTGGGAGCCCTTCCTCTTGGTCCACAACGACGAGCTGATCGTATACTACTCGGACCAGCGCGACCCTCTTCACGGCCAAAAGCTGGCTCACCAGCGATCAACTGATCTGAAGACATGGGGTCCTGTGGTGAATGACGTTGCGTATGACGAGTATCTGGCCCGGCCCGGCATGACTGTCGTCGCCTACATCGCGCCCTTGAAACAGTGGATTCTAGTGTATGAGTTCCCGGTTGGCAACTCTTCATCCCACGGCGTCAACTATCCCGTCTACTACCGTCTTGCACCGGACCCAACCAAGTTCGACGAGGCGCCTGGGATTCCGATTGTCATCGAAGGCAAGGTCGCGCCGAACGCGTCGCCTTATGTGGTCTGGTCGCCTTACCCCGGCGGCAACGGCACCATCATCGTGAGTGACGCGGATCGGGATGAGCTATATTCGAAccagtttggtggtgatccCGACAAGTGGGAGATGCACCCTTGCAGCCAACCCAGTGCCTACTCCAGGGCGTTGCATGTGTTCAACAAGTATCCGGAGCACCTGATGGTTCTCGGCGCGGCCATCTTCGACGGCGGGCCTGATGAGCTGAGCTTGAGTGTGTTAAGCTTGCCCGAGTTGTTGAAGAACAAGGTCAATATCGATGAGTGGCTTGCTGGCCAAAACAAGACACAGCCTAGAAACGAGTAG
- a CDS encoding uncharacterized protein (COG:L; EggNog:ENOG503PBQJ) — protein MDKPPPRPLLPAPPPSESRAGLKTPPTGTPLPPRRSASIAACELCREKKAKCDSRRPTCGRCLNNGVQCTYTTKVNETLTQADKREKARYKKERDDLLHLLTSIRDKPQREAENIFARLRVFNDPFEVCQSLRDAELLPFVSSSPAKLPSPSDANEIIDIHVPARPWTTLVNDAVVSRLVARFFSPGSQLFPAIDRDVFVSDMQAKNLTTSKLCSPLLANAVCAMPCFELTSSTGLVELFLSQAKSILEREHGRPSLPTVLALYLLYLISTLLGRDRAGLHFRRTSLDMLEYLDLESRIKYLRDDVPDQALERRVLSKALWGIFVAESRTFLLYNRPPLVRPPMVPRLFELDTPIQTSLCADDARNAAMADADGDVNERLTDALCSLAEIQYTIAMHEAEQNTGVGSGEDIGIRQSILLRWRVLCDLFSNQLQAETNSSLSSCYVR, from the exons ATGGACAAGCCACCGCCGCGACCTCTCCTTCCAGCGCCCCCACCGTCCGAATCACGCGCCGGCTTGAAGACGCCACCCACCGGTACCCCTCTGCCACCGAGACGATCGGCCTCCATAGCCGCCTGCGAGCTTTGCCGGGAGAAGAAAGCAAAGTGCGACAGCCGACGGCCGACCTGTGGACGGTGCTTAAACAACGGCGTCCAGTGCACCTATACCACCAAGGTCAATGAGACGCTGACCCAGGCCGATAAAAGAGAGAAGGCGCGATACAAGAAAGAGCGGGACGACCTGTTACATCTTCTGACTTCGATCCGTGACAAGCCCCAGCGCGAAGCCGAAAACATCTTTGCCCGCCTTCGCGTTTTCAACGACCCATTCGAGGTGTGTCAGTCTTTGAGGGATGCCGAGCTGCTGCCTTTTGTTTCTTCTAGCCCGGCCAAGCTCCCCTCTCCGTCCGACGCGAATGAAATCATCGACATACACGTCCCAGCTCGACCGTGGACAACGCTGGTCAACGATGCTGTTGTTTCGAGGCTGGTGGCGCGCTTCTTCTCGCCTGGCTCCCAGCTGTTCCCGGCTATTGACAGAGATGTCTTCGTCTCCGACATGCAAGCCAAGAATCTGACAACGTCCAAACTGTGTTCACCTCTTCTTGCCAATGCCGTCTGCGCCATGCCTTGTTTTGAGTTGACCTCGAGCACCGGTCTTGTCGAGCTCTTCCTGAGCCAAGCGAAATCCATCCTCGAGCGAGAACATGGCCGACCCTCTCTGCCTACGGTTCTCgctttataccttttatacCTGATATCAACCTTGCTGGGCAGGGACCGTGCCGGCTTACACTTTCGGCGGACGAGCCTTGACATGTTGGAATACCTAGATTTGGAGTCAAGAATAAAATATTTGCGCGACGATGTTCCAGATCAGGCTCTCGAACGGCGTGTGTTGTCGAAAGCTCTATGGGGGATTTTCGTGGCGGAGAG TCGAACCTTTTTGCTTTACAACCGACCCCCTCTAGTACGACCGCCGATGGTACCTAGACTTTTCGAATTGGATACCCCCATCCAGACATCACTTTGTGCTGACGATGCTCGCAATGCAGCGATGGCGGATGCTGACGGCGACGTGAATGAAAGATTGACGGACGCCTTGTGCAGCCTCGCCGAAATCCAATATACCATTGCCATGCATGAGGCTGAACAAAACACTGGTGTGGGTAGTGGGGAGGATATTGGGATACGGCAATCCATCCTTTTGCGGTGGAGGGTGCTGTGTGATTTGTTTTCAAATCAGCTTCAGGCAGAGACTAACTCGTCGTTGTCGAGCTGCTACGTCAGGTGA